In the genome of Maribacter forsetii DSM 18668, the window AGAATTGTAGCACCTGGTAAGGGTAGACCGTCTTCGGCAATAATAGTACCTGATACTGTTGAGGATTGTGCATATGTGCCGAGGGAAAATAGTGTCAGCAACAGCACCGAGAGAACATGATAGGTTTTCGTCATAATAAAAAGTTTTAGCTTGTTGTGCTAACAAACGTAGCAGAATATTTCATGTTTTGCAATATTTTATAGCAATTAAGCAATGTATTCTCGAAATATTTATTGTATTCTAAAATCAAGTATATTATTTGCAGTATTTTGTTGCAAATACTAGTTGTTTATTATTAATTTGATATCCTTGTAATAGTTTTAAAGAAAATATTTTGCAAAAAAGTGATAGGCACCAAATAATTTTAGAGGAAGTTCAATTACATAATAGGGTATTGCTGACAGATTTAGCAAACATCTTAACTGTATCTATGGATACAGTTAGAAGAGATATTAAAGAACTTGATGAATTAAGCAAATTACGTAAAGTACATGGAGGTGCTATTTCTAATGGATTCAATACCTACTCAGATCGATCAAAGGATATATTTGAACAAGATAGCAAAGTAAAAATTGCCAGAAAGGGAGTTTCACTTCTGCAAAATGGTGATGTAGTGATGATTAGTGGTGGTTCAACTAATCTTGAGCTTGCAAAACTTATTCCAAAAAAAATGGATTTAACTTTTTTCACACCTAGTTTACCCATGGCAGTTGAACTTTTGAACAATATGTCTAATCACCACGAAGTTTATTTAATAGGAGGTAAGTTGTCAAAGGAGTCTCAGTTGGTAACTGGTGGGGTTTCTATAAATAGCTTAACGGATATTACTGTAGATATCTGTTTTTTAGGTACTGGATATTTAGATTATGAAAAAGGGATAACTGAGACTGATTGGGAAATCGCACAGATGAAAAAAGCTATGATCAATTCATCTAAACGATTAATTGCTTTAACAATTAGTAAAAAATTAAATACAGTAAATCGTTATAAAATTTGTGAGATTAATGCATTGAACGACTTAGTGACTGAGCTTGATCCAGATGCGGAAATCTTAAAACCTTACAAAAGTAATGGGGTAAATTTGGTATAGTATTTTAAACTATTCTCTTGTTAAAAATAATCATCAAAATAGTTTCATATTTATCACCTAATTTATCTTTCAATATTTTAAATGCCTTGGTTATTTGTGCTTCAACAGTTTTAATTGAAACGTCTAAATAATCTGCAATTTCACTATTGGTTAGTCCTTCTTTTTTACTAAGTACAAAAACTTTTTGGCATTTTGGAGGTAACTTATTTATTTCTCTGTTAACAATTTCCATCATTTTGCTCATCATATTGTTTTCCATTTCTATGGCAACTTCATGAGAGTATTCAATATACTTTTGATTTAATAAAACAACGCTCTTATTTTTCTGATAAGAATTTAGAAATTCATTAAAAACGCATTTGTAAAGAAAATTACGGATAGAGAATTCTGGATTAAGTTTTTTTCTTGATTTCCAAGTCTTTAGAAATACATTTTGAACAATGTCTTGTGCGGTTGATTGATCATGGGTTAAGGTTACCGCATAGGCATTTAGTTGTTGATGATATTTTTCTAGAAGTAAAATGTAGGCTTTTTCTTCTCCGGAAATAAGTTTTTTAATTAATCTTCTATTTTCTTCAGCATCCATAATAAATGATTATTTAACAAATAAACGGTAAATATTATGAGATTATGAAAAAAATATCAAAAAAAAGTTAGGGTATTGAGAATTTCACTTGTATTAATTAAAAGAGAAGCAATCAATGATATCAAAAGATATTGAAAATCGAATCATTAAATATTTTACTCAGTCAGCTGATGTAGAAGATTTGGATATTCTTAATAATTGGTTATTAGATGATAAGAATCAAAAGATTTTTAAATCATATGTTAAAACCCATTTCTCTATAAACTTGGCTATGAACAATTCTGAATTTGATAAAGTAAAAGAAAAACTCTTAGAGGAAATTAATAAGGACAAAAAGCAAAGTACTAAAATTAGAATGTTATCTTTTTTTAAGTATGCTGCTATTGCGGTTTTGTTTTTAGGACTTGGATTTTTAATGAAAAATAAATTATTGGTCAATGAAACAGCTGATGTTGTTGTACCAAGAGAAGATTCTATAGTACTAGAGTTGGGCAACGGTGAACAGCAGGTAATAACGGAGACAGGTACTGCTAAAATTGTAGGAACTTCGGGTGAGGTTATCGGCAACAAGAAAGATGATCAATTAATTTATGAACCGCAGGAAAACCAAATATTAGAATATAATACATTGAGTGTTCCTAATGGTAAACAATTTGGAATTGTATTGTCAGATGGTACTAGGGTGCATTTAAATGCAGGCAGTTCAATAACATATCCTACTGTTTTCGAAAAAGATGCTATTAGACGAGTTGTTCTGAGAGGGGAAGCTTTTTTTGATGTAATACACGAAAACAATAGACAGTTTGTAGTAAATGTTCAAGATTTAGATGTTAAGGTATATGGTACCAAATTCAATGTGACCAATTATGACGAAGATAAGCAGACGGAGGTTGTTCTTGTTGAAGGTTCTGTTGGTTTGTTTTCTAAAGAAAGTAAGAAAGATATAGAAGAAGTCTTTTTAGAACCGGGTTATATGGGCGTATTCAATAAAACGGATAAAAATATAATCAATCAAAAAGTTAATACAGCGCTTTATACCTCTTGGATGAAGGGAAATCTTGTTTTTCGAAATGTTTCTTTCGAAAATATAATCCAAAAACTAGAACGACATTATAATGTGGTCATAATTAACAATAATGTAGTGCTAGCTAACGAGAAATTTAATGCAACAATTGAAACTAAACACGAGACAATAGAAGAAGTGTTTAGTTATTTCAATAAAGTCTATCAAATTGAATATCAAATAGTAGAGAATAAAATAATAATCAATTAAAACTTAAATACAATGAGCTAAAATCAACAAACATCATTAGATCATTTTAATATTTCGAGAGGACGAAAAAAAATCGGAAAATGCTGGAACATTTCCCGATTATAAAAATGATCACACTTAAAGCGTAATCACAAATAAACACTCAAAATTATGAAAAAACCACCAATGTCGAAGGGGTTTCTCTCTCGGCGCTTAAATTATGACCTAAAAATGAAGTTATCGCTTCTTTTTTTCTTGACAATAAGTTTTTTGATGCAGGCCAATACCTACTCTCAAAAAACAAAAATTTCTATAGCGAAAGAAAATTCAACTGTTCGTGAGGTATTAGATGAAATCGAAAGCCTTAGTGAGTTTAAATTTTTATTTAAGACAAATACCGTTGATTTAAATAGAAAGGTAACTGTAAAGTTTAAACGTGTTCCAATTGATGACATTCTTAAAAGTCTCTTTACCGATCAAAACATTACTTACGAAATAAAAGATCGTAAAATATTTTTGAAAAAAGATTCAAAGCTAAATAGGGTTAGGGGACAAGACGAAAAAGTCGAAGCCTATCAAAAAACGGTGACCGGTTCCATTGTAGATTCTGATGGTGTTCCTTTACCAGGTGCTAACATTGTTGAGAAAGGAACTACCAATGGTGTAACGGCAGACTTTGATGGTAATTTTTCCATTTTGGTTTCTGATCAAAACGCAACCTTAATATTTTCATATTTAGGCTATGCAACTAGAGAGGTTGCTTTAGAAGGGAAAGGTAATGTTGATATTGTACTTCAAGAAAGTGCAGCGGGCTTAGAAGAGGTTGTTGTGGTTGGTTATGGTACAATGAAAAAGGCAGACCTAACTGGGTCGGTTTCTCAGGTAAAAACTGAAACCCTAGAATCGGTTCCCGTTTTCAATATGGCACAGGCGCTTAAAGTAGGTGCATCTGGTGTAAGGGTTACTCAAAACTCAGGTACTCCTGGTTCTAGAATTGAGGTACGTATTAGAGGAGGGAATTCATTAATAGGTAACAATCAACCGTTATATGTAGTGGATGGATTTCCTGTTACCAGTGGTATAGACTACTTGAATCCAGCAGATATAGAATCGGTTGATATCTTAAAGGATGCATCTGCTACCGCAATTTATGGTTCACGTGGCGCTAATGGTGTAGTAATAATTACTTCTAAAAGAGGTGTAAAAAATCAAGAAAGTAAAATTGAAGTAAATAATTACTTTGGTATGCAACAAACTATAAATCAATATGATGTACTCAATGCAAAGGAATATGCCGTTATAGCAAATGAATGGTTAAAAAATGAAGGCTTAGAGCCAAATTTTAATATTGATGAAATTCAAAACCCAGGAACTGATTGGTTAGATGCCATTTTTAGAACTTCACCTGTACAGAACCATACAATCACTTTTTCTGGTAGTTCAGATAAAGGTAGATATTCTATTTCTGGTAATTATTATGATCAAGAAGGAATCATAAAAAATTCAGGAGTTACACGAGGCTCTGTTAGAGTTAATTTGGATCAAGAATTGAAAAGCTGGTTAAAAATGGGTATTAATCTTCAGTTGTCAAGAAGTGAGACTCAATCGGTTAATGTAGACAATGGATATCGAGGTACATCAATGCTTTCTGCTGCTGCTTCGGCACCACCTACATTACCTTTATATGATGAAGATGGACTTCCTACTCAAATTGGTCAGATTTATAATTTTGGATCTGCTGATATGAGAAACCCTTTATTATCTACACTAAATAAGAATCTTAGTTTCGCTAATAGTGTATTAGCAAACGCTACTTTCGATTTTCAAATTACGCCTAACCTTTCTTTTAAGACTTTATTAGGCTTACAATATAGAAATACACGTAGTGAGTTATTTACACCAACGGTGTATGAAAACGATAGAGGTTCTGCTCAAGAAGGTAATAATTATTTCAATTCTTTTTTAACAGAGAATGTTTTAACGTATTCAAAGACATTTAATGAAAAACATAGTTTGAACATAATAGGTGGTACTACCTATCAAACGCAGATGAACAGGTACTCTGGTATTTATGTAAGTGGCTTTTCTAATAATATTACCGAGAATTATAATTTGGCTGCTGCTGAAACTATTGGGAATCCTTGGTCTGGGTATTTTGATTGGACATTAGCTTCGTTTCTATCTAGGGTAAATTATTCTTATGATGGAAAATATATGTTTACCGCTAGTATTAGGGCTGATGGCTCCTCTAGGTTTGGCGCAAATAATAAATGGGGATATTTTCCATCAGCTGCTTTAGCTTGGCGTGTTTCAGATGAAGCCTTTCTTGAAAATAGTTCAACTATT includes:
- a CDS encoding DeoR/GlpR family DNA-binding transcription regulator, which translates into the protein MQKSDRHQIILEEVQLHNRVLLTDLANILTVSMDTVRRDIKELDELSKLRKVHGGAISNGFNTYSDRSKDIFEQDSKVKIARKGVSLLQNGDVVMISGGSTNLELAKLIPKKMDLTFFTPSLPMAVELLNNMSNHHEVYLIGGKLSKESQLVTGGVSINSLTDITVDICFLGTGYLDYEKGITETDWEIAQMKKAMINSSKRLIALTISKKLNTVNRYKICEINALNDLVTELDPDAEILKPYKSNGVNLV
- a CDS encoding RNA polymerase sigma factor — protein: MDAEENRRLIKKLISGEEKAYILLLEKYHQQLNAYAVTLTHDQSTAQDIVQNVFLKTWKSRKKLNPEFSIRNFLYKCVFNEFLNSYQKNKSVVLLNQKYIEYSHEVAIEMENNMMSKMMEIVNREINKLPPKCQKVFVLSKKEGLTNSEIADYLDVSIKTVEAQITKAFKILKDKLGDKYETILMIIFNKRIV
- a CDS encoding FecR family protein; this encodes MISKDIENRIIKYFTQSADVEDLDILNNWLLDDKNQKIFKSYVKTHFSINLAMNNSEFDKVKEKLLEEINKDKKQSTKIRMLSFFKYAAIAVLFLGLGFLMKNKLLVNETADVVVPREDSIVLELGNGEQQVITETGTAKIVGTSGEVIGNKKDDQLIYEPQENQILEYNTLSVPNGKQFGIVLSDGTRVHLNAGSSITYPTVFEKDAIRRVVLRGEAFFDVIHENNRQFVVNVQDLDVKVYGTKFNVTNYDEDKQTEVVLVEGSVGLFSKESKKDIEEVFLEPGYMGVFNKTDKNIINQKVNTALYTSWMKGNLVFRNVSFENIIQKLERHYNVVIINNNVVLANEKFNATIETKHETIEEVFSYFNKVYQIEYQIVENKIIIN
- a CDS encoding TonB-dependent receptor; its protein translation is MKLSLLFFLTISFLMQANTYSQKTKISIAKENSTVREVLDEIESLSEFKFLFKTNTVDLNRKVTVKFKRVPIDDILKSLFTDQNITYEIKDRKIFLKKDSKLNRVRGQDEKVEAYQKTVTGSIVDSDGVPLPGANIVEKGTTNGVTADFDGNFSILVSDQNATLIFSYLGYATREVALEGKGNVDIVLQESAAGLEEVVVVGYGTMKKADLTGSVSQVKTETLESVPVFNMAQALKVGASGVRVTQNSGTPGSRIEVRIRGGNSLIGNNQPLYVVDGFPVTSGIDYLNPADIESVDILKDASATAIYGSRGANGVVIITSKRGVKNQESKIEVNNYFGMQQTINQYDVLNAKEYAVIANEWLKNEGLEPNFNIDEIQNPGTDWLDAIFRTSPVQNHTITFSGSSDKGRYSISGNYYDQEGIIKNSGVTRGSVRVNLDQELKSWLKMGINLQLSRSETQSVNVDNGYRGTSMLSAAASAPPTLPLYDEDGLPTQIGQIYNFGSADMRNPLLSTLNKNLSFANSVLANATFDFQITPNLSFKTLLGLQYRNTRSELFTPTVYENDRGSAQEGNNYFNSFLTENVLTYSKTFNEKHSLNIIGGTTYQTQMNRYSGIYVSGFSNNITENYNLAAAETIGNPWSGYFDWTLASFLSRVNYSYDGKYMFTASIRADGSSRFGANNKWGYFPSAALAWRVSDEAFLENSSTISNLKLRASYGITGNTALSPYQSLDRLNSAKFIFENQADVIGFYPAGISNSELKWETTGQLDVGFDLNLFNNQLRFVFDYYKKNTKDLLASVPLPSSVGFGSILRNLGEIQNSGVEFSVDADILRKEFKWDVSAQISANRNKVIELAGDSDIFGAAQASVWPSANIAREGEPLGVFYGLLEDGLDENGFIKYQDVSGADGVPDGMINSLDRVILGSYHPDFIYGLTSNFSYKGIELNVMLEGVQGNELFNATNGTHLNSFQRGNNQFRDIIGNYWTAENPDPNAKYPKISSATQITVSDRFIEDASYLRVKSMRLAYNFPVSKIGLSDFDMLQLYISGTNLFTFTNYSGIDPEANSRGTDSSNISDRLRFGHDQSSYPSAKIYAIGLKFRF